The Rattus rattus isolate New Zealand chromosome 13, Rrattus_CSIRO_v1, whole genome shotgun sequence nucleotide sequence TGATAAATTGTAAGTGACCCAGGAAGGAATTATAAGGATATTCTAGGTAAGTAATGATCGTCCATCAAAGGTGTGTGCACAGCCTCCTGACAAACAGGAACCGCCCACATCCCTATGCCAGACACTCCCTTCCATGGAAGCTGTGGGAACCAGGAAGGGAGCCTTTGTGACTTCATCCATGAAGCTCAGAACACCAGATGAGCAAGGAAGCCAGAAGCTGAGGGTCATGGGTCACCAACTCAGATTAAGAGAAAACTTAAATTATCTTAGAATTCTTGAGCTGGGATTGAAAGCTTTGCATACATTAAGAATTCACCTAAAGTCTATTGTAGTGATGCACATCTATAGTCCTGGGACtcccaaggcagaggcagcctaGTCTtcatagagagtttcaggacaatTAGGGCTttataaagagaccctgtctctataacaacaataacaacaacataaacttatagagatggagagaggttaagagcactggctgctcttccagaggatcaaggTTTGATGCAAagtacccacaaggcagctcacagctccagGTACAGAGGATCTAGCGTTCtcttgacctccacaggcaccagataCACAAactgcatgcaggcaaaaatacccatatgtattaaataaataaatccttaaagaatTGGTTTAcaaagctggggagatggttcagcagttaaaagctcttctagaggacccgagttcagttctctGCACTTCTATTAGGTGACTCAcaaactgcctataactccagctctagataCCTCTGGCAcctatttaaacacacacacacacgcacacacacacacacacacacacacacacacacacacacgagagagagagagagagagagagagagagagagagagagagagagacctttaaaaattattttgagtccTTGGTGATAGTATACAACTATAACCACATAGtttgaaagacagagacagtcagattatgagttcaaggctaacctaggCTACGTACAATACATGGGGGGAGGAGAACAAACTTAAGTGTTTCAATTGCTGTTGTTATGCTGTGCCAATATGACCAAAAAGTATTGTGCTATTTTCTAACTAAAAAGACTAATTGGAAGGAATGGTAGGAAAAAGATCAGGGTGAGTCAGACTCCAATCCCTACCCCTCACAGTATGACTAGAGTAAACTCTGTAAGGGACATGAGACTGCCCTTCATCTAGAAATTAGTGGAGATAAATTGCCCCCACAGAGCCATGTCCTATGTCTAAAGCACAGCACTCCGTTTTCAAATTGCCCTATTTTAGTGGTCTTACCTCTTCTTCCTCAGGTCATCTGTCACCTTTGATCCTTTCTGTAGTGTGCTCTTGACTGTaactctgtgtgagtctgtggcCTCTTTAACTGGCTGATGTGCTTGGTGTTTTCAACTGAATTTTCTTTGGGCATTtatcttgcacacacacacacacacacacacacacacacacatacaccatatactaTGCACATGtatcccacactcacacacacacatgcactacacacacacacacacacacacacacacacacacacacacacacactttactcaACTCCAAACAAGTTGAGCTGGTTGTAATGAGTTTCACATTTGTAGTGTTTTTTCTAAActctttctggtttggtttttttccgtTAAGGGTTGGAGTTTTGCAGGGGGTTAGGGAGTGTTGTCTGAAGGTTAGTATGATATACAGCTTTGGTTTTATGAATACTTTTTGTGATACCAAATGTTCCTTGATGGCAAGAAACATTTGTGCAGAATATGCTCGAAGGTATCATAGTTCAAATATGTGTTGAGAACCTGTCATAGATATATAACTCTTCCAAAGATGTGACACTCGCTTTGATCTGGAAGGACTGGCTAATGAacaccaaagaagaaagaaagaaagaaagaaagagagagagagagagagagagagagagagaaagagagaaaggagggaaggaaggaagagagaaaaaaaaaaagaaagaaagaaagaaagaaagagaagaaagaaaggaagaaagaaacttccAAAACACTCTTATGAATTCTAGAACCTGGGTGGTCATACCATTAGAGGATTATTAACAAAGACAGAACTGCATTGAACAAACAATTGTTCTGCCCCTACCTGGACTGGCTCAGACTATCTGCTTACAAGGCCTCTAAATGTCTGCATAGTTATACTCACTCAACAGCTGGTCACCGGGTTCTTCTATTGACTGATGGGTTCACTGACCTGACCACAagcttttaaatattcataaggcaaaATTCCTGTACAAGCCAGTGAGCACATCATCTCTCGGCACTGACAGAATGCCAAACAATCACATTGGCCTCTCCTGTGGACAGATTTTATGCCACTTGAACCATGTGTCACATTACCCTCCCCAGTGTCTATGCCCTTTGACAGCTATCATTGTAGACTACCATGGACACTCTACTATAGCAGAAgtcacatttgttttgttttgttttttgttttgttttgtttgagacatggtctcactgtgtaactctgacTGGCTTGAAATTCATTaaatagaccagactggcctcaaacttacaagcGATCTACCTGTTTCTACTTCCCCAAGTACTAAGAGTAAAGATGTGCACTACACCCAACCCTGCAAACATTTGTATAGTAATCAATGTCTAGAGGGACATTTGTGAAAGCAGTGTATCACAGTGCACCTGTTATCTATCATTACTTTTGATTGTCATCGTTGATAAGTAAAGAATCAGTAAAGAAATCTTGCATTggctatggtggtacacacctttaatctaaagaaaagagagagtcaagggagaaagggagggagaccTTGCAAAATATTTCTATCTGCATTTATTTCTGGTTATTTTGGTGGTCATGGTTATAATTcaataatattgaaaaataattaccTTATGACATCAAAAAATTTACATTGAGAAGGAGGGGGTGGACATAACCCAGAAATGAAGAACATTATTTTCAACAGAAGGCTTCTTCAATCTTGTTCTGTTTCATTACATTGTATTTAGTGACTgtaggggatggggtggggtggggataggtatgcaggtgtgtgtttgAGGGatttaggtgtgtgggttgatgtgtgtgtgtgtgtgtgtgtgtgtgtgtgtgtgtgtgtgtgtgtgtgtgtgtgtgtgtgtgtatgtgtaggtgagaATACCAAGGAACACCTGTGAAGGCCAAAGGAAACTTTTGAGAATCTATTCTCTCCTAACACCATGGGAGATAAAAATTGACCTCAGACCGTCAGACCTGGCAAGAAGtgcctttatcctctgagccaccACAGCCTCTCAACACGTCTCTGTGTTCTTCTCTATGAACTTCTCAGTGTTGTATTTGGGATGAACTGGGTTTCCTTAAATATAAACGACACATCTTTGGTAGCAGGAAATCATCACTAGGAAATGTACAACTGAGATGGTGTGATCTTAAAGACGTAGGGAAGAAGTGTGCTTCTCTACATTCATAGTACCTAGAGGTAGGCTTGTGTGTCTGTCACCCCGGGGATTTCCATACTGGATAGTGACTGCTAGGTTTGCTGAGTGGATGCTTCAAGCACAGTTCTGCAGGCCACAGGTTCAATGGTTTCCAGTGAAGTTCTTAGAAGTAGACTGCCAGACTGCCTGGATCCCAAATTAGGTGTCCCCAATTTACTtcataaaaatgaggaaaactcatattaAGAAAAGACTAAATGGTCCCTACTGGCTAATTTGTATATGTTTTAACTAAGATACACGTTGTTAAGACTTGTTGtattttcctgaaatatttttgCTTCTCACTGGACCTGGCCTGCCTTCCGCCTTTATGAAACCAAGGCCATAAATGGTACCAAGTTCATCTTATCAGTTCATTCACCCAGAAGCCATTAACTTAACAGAAAAGAGATAAGGTGTAAGGCTGCCTTGACTTCTTTCTGAAGCTAAGTTTCAAGTTTGTTTTAGATGCAATCAAGACATCAACACTCCTGACATGCCGGTTTTGGGGAGGCAGGGTGATCGGTAAACTTCTACGAATACAGGGTTATCAGCACACTTAATTGCAGGCTGACAGATGTGCAGACACAAGCCCATTTTGGAAAGTTGGTGACATATCGTTCTCCCGCATATATCTCAGAATGCAGTTGTAGCATccagccaggaaacagaaatgtCTTCCAATAGAATCCAGGAAAACCAAGTCAGTCCTGCTGTGTTCAGTGAACCTTCTCTGAAACTAAAGTCCCAGCAAATACCGTGAGAGCCCTGGGGACACCATCCACATGCACCATTGCCCAGTAATACCTTTTCAATATGTATAATGCTgataagttctttctttgttcaaaaTTTTGATGTAGTCTGGGAGCTGAGTAAGGTATGTCCTAGGGGATTAGGTTAAATGATATCACTGGTAACCTGGGTTCTTTTAAATGGCAGCTTTAAAAGGGTCAATAACTCTATAGCTAGGAAAAAGAAGCTTGAAGTTACAGAGGCGACAAAAgctgctgggcctggtggcaaAGGCCAGTGCCCCACAGCTACTGGGGTAGCCAAGTAAGGAAGATCATTAATTCAAGGTCTACTGGGGTTACAGAGTGGGTTCAAGGAAGTTAAAAAGGGCTAAGAAGGTAGCTcacttaaattgtttttaatattctttttaaagtttataagaATATAGTTCTTTGATGAGGTCTTCCCTAGAACGGAAGAGGGCCTAGCTAAACCTCCCatagcacacgcacacacaagacTAGATTTGTTAAATTTGTTATATAATAACATTAAAGCCTgatgccaagtctgatgaccttaGGCTCCAGGCACAtgtagaaggagaaaatcaactccCAAAAtcatgttgttctctgacctacacatgcacCACATAGGCTTCCtaaaagtttctttttagagTGAAACATTGGAACATAGTTCCAACATTTAGGAGAAGGCAAGAACACCAGTCTAAGGTCAGCTTGGACGACAAAATAAGagtctgtcttgaaaagaaaaaaagaaaggtgaacAATTATCTGCCCAAGGAACTCTGTATGTATGCCCAGTAGTTATATTCATACAAAAACATATACAGCTCTTAATACCATTATTTATAACAACTAAATGACAAAAGCAATGAAAACCAACCAGGctggggtgaatatgatcaaaatactttATGCGTATGtaagaaaatatcataatgaaacccattcgTATGTAAAGTTTACATATGCttatataaaatacttttctaatttccccttttattgaaaatatgttcttttctCACTAAGCATATCCTgtttacagtttcccctccctctactcctcccagttcctcccacctcccacccctcagGATCCATTTCTCTCGTTAGAAAAGAACGGGCTTCTAAcgaataacaaccaaacatgacaaaatacaatataataagataaaacaaaagcatcaCATCAAAATTGGAAAGGACAAGCCAACAGAGGGAAAAGAGCCCAGGAGAAGGCACAAGGCTCAGAGACCGAGTCCTTCTCATACCCAGGAGTTCCATAAAAACTCAACTGAAAGCCATAACATACACGAGGAAGACCTGGTGCAGAACCACACAGGTTCTgtgctccctgcctctgccttcatgGATATAATACACTTCTAAAAACTAGAAACAAGCCATACATTTTTCACCAGGTGCACAGATAAACACAGGTAAGGAGTCTAAGATAAAGCCATTCTTGATCGTTGTCCTTTTAAGACAGTCACACTGCACAGCTCAGACTGCCCTGGGACTCACAATGGTTCTCCTGCACCAGCCTTCCAAGTCTATGCAGCATTCCAGCATCCCCTCAGCCCTGGAAATCTACATTTCCAGGATGTTAAAAGAGAAGGATTGCaaattgaaggctagcctgggctagttAAGAAGACTCACACCCCTGCCCCcatacctcccacccccaccctgtcctCAGACAACTCAAGGCAACTGTCAAATAGCCCCTCTGGGACCAGGTACTTCTGATGAGTAGTACCGTGCTCAGTAAAAGAAGTGCTAAAATGAGCATCTTCCTCCTTGGAGAAGAGTTATGAGCTGCCCAATGGGCAGGTAGGTGATCACCATTGACAATGAGAGGTTCCAGTGTCAGAGGCTCTCTTTCAGTCCTCCCTCCTGGGCATGGAGTCCTGTGGCATTCATGAGACCACCTTTAACCCCATCATGAAGTGTGATGTGGACATCCACGAAGTCCTGTACGCCAACACAGAGCTGCCTGGTGGTACCACCATGTATCCAGGCATTGCTGACAGGATGCAGAAGGAGATCACAGTCCTAGCACCCAGCACAATGAAGATTAAGATtattccttccccaccctccagAGCTCAAGTACTCAGTCTGGATGGGCGACTCCATCCTGGCCTCATTATCCACCTTCCAGCAGATGTGGATCAGCAAGCAGGAGTATGACCAGTAGGGCCCCTCCATCATGCACTGCAAATGCTTCTAGATGGACTGAGCATGTGCCAGGCATCTGCTGTGTGAGCTGATTCTGAAGTACCGATTTGCCCTGGCAAATGTACACACCTCATGCtagcctcatgaaactggaatgagcctttgaaaagaaatttgTCCTTGAAACTTGTATCTGACATCAGCATTGGATCGTAGAACTCGTTGCTGATTTTTGACCTTGTATTCAAGTTAACTGTTCCCTTGGTATATGTTTACTACCATGATTTAGTCCTGAGTTCATGAGGCTCGGTCACTTGGTGGCTGGGGAGAGCATACTGTGGAAGAGAAGTCCCCAGCCTAGCggacctctgtgagcaccatgTAGTAATATGTGCGGGGTATTAGCTGACGGCAGACTTCCAGGATTTTCCGAGGCTGACAAGGAATCTTGCACGAGTTACCACTTCTTCTTGCCATCTAACATGGTGGGAAAGTCTGAACCTCAGGACCAGTTTccgttctgtttttctttccctcctgacCACCATGGGTTGTTACTCGTGTTGCGTTGGGAACCTTTGCATCAACACCTGTAAATGTATTCATCCTTTTAATTTATNNNNNNNNNNNNNNNNNNNNNNNNNNNNNNNNNNNNNNNNNNNNNNNNNNNNNNNNNNNNNNNNNNNNNNNNNNNNNNNNNNNNNNNNNNNNNNNNNNNNGCTATCATTGTAGACTACCATGGACACTCTACTATGGCAAgacacatttgttttgttttgttttgttttgttttgtttgagacatggtctcactgtaaCTCTGACTGGCTTGAAATTCATTAAatgagaccagactggcctcaaactttaaGCGATCTACCTGTTTCTACTTCCCCAATACTAAGAGTAAAGATGTGCAATTACACCAACCCTGCAAACATTTGTATAGTAATCAATGTCTAGAGGGACATTTGTGAAAAGCAGTGTATCACAGTGCACCTGTTATCTATCATTACTTTTTGATTGTCATCGTTGATAAGTAAAGAATCAGTAAAGAAATCTTGCATTGGCTGTATTGGAACaattttaatcaaagaaaaagagagtcaagggagaaggggaggagaccTTGCAAAATATTTCTCTGCATTTATTTCTGGTTATTTTGGTGGTCATGGttataattcaataaatattaaaaataattatatgacATCAAAGAAATTTACATTGAGAAGGAGGGGGGGTGGATTGATAACCCAGAAATGAAGAACATTATTTTCAACAGAAGGCTTCTTCAATCTTGTTCTGTTTCATTACATTGTGTTTAGTGACtgtaggggatgggggtggggtggggataggtatgcaggtgtgtgtttgAGGGATTTAGGTGTGtggtgttgatgtgtgtgtgtgtgtgtgtgtgtgtgtgtgtgtgtgtgtgtgtgtgtgtgtgtatgtgtaggtgagaATGCCAAGGGAACACCTGTGAAGGCCAAAGGAAACTTTTTGAAATCTATTCTCTCCTAACACCATAGGAGATAAAAATTGACCTCAGATTGACCGTCAGACCTGGCAAGAAGTGCacttttatcctctgagccacCCACAGCCCTCAACAATGTCTCTGTGTTGCTTCTCTATGAACTTCTCAGTGTTGTATTTGGGGATGAACTGGGTTTCCTTAAATATAAACGACACATCTTTGGTAGCAGGAAATCATCACTAGGAAATGTACAACTGAGATGGTGTGATCTTAAAGGCGAGGGAAGAAGTGTGCTTCTCTACATTCATAGTACCTAGAGGTAGGCTTATGTGTCTGTCACCCGGGGATTTCCATACTGGATAGTGACTGCTAGGTTTGCTGAGTGGATGCTTCAAGCACAGTTCTGCAGGCCACAGGTTCAATGGTTTCCAGTGAAGTTCTTAGAAGTAAGACTGCCAGACTGCCTGGATCCCAAATTAGGTGTCCCCAATTTACTtcataaaaatgaggaaaaactcATATTAAGAAAAGACTAAATGGTCCCTACTGGCTAATTTGTATATGTTTAACTAAGATACACGTTGTTAAGACTTGTTGtattttcctgaaatatttttgCTTCTCACTGGACCTGGCCTGCCTTCCGCTTCTTTATGAAACCAAGGCCATAAATGGTACCAAGTTCATCTTATCAGTTATTCACCCAGAAGCCATTAACTTAACAGAAAAAAGAGATGGTGTAAGGCTGCCTTGACTTCTTTCTGAAGCTAAGTTTCAAGTTTGTTTTAGATGCAATCAAGACATCAACACTCCTGACATGCGGTTTTGGGAGGCAGGGTGATCGATAAACTTCTACTGAATACAGGGTTATCAGCACACTTAATTGCAGGCTGACAGATGTGCAGACAAGCCCATTTTGGAAAGTTGGTGACATATCGTTCTCATTATATATCTCAGAATGCAGTTAGCATccagccaggaaacagaaaatgtcttCCAATAGAATCCAGGAAAACCAAGTCAGTCCTGCTGTGTTCAGTGAACCTTCTCTGAAACTAAAGTCCCAGCAAATACCGTGAGAGCCCTGGGGACACCATCCACATGCACCATTGCCCAGTAATACCTTTTCAATATGTATAATGCTgataagttctttctttgttcaaaaTTTTGATGTAGTCTGGGAGCTGAGTAAGGTATGTCCTAGGGGATTAGGTTAAATGATATCACTAGTAACCTGGGTTCTTTTAAATGGCAGCTTTAAAGGGTCAATAACTctatattaggaaaaaagcttgaAGTTACAGAGGCGACAAAAAGCTGCTGGGCCTGGTGAGCAAAGGGGCCAGTGCCCCACAGCTACTGGGGTAGCCAAGTAAGGAAGATCATTAATTCAAGGTCTACTGGGGTTACAGAGTGGGTTCAAGGAAGTTAAAAAGGGCTAAGAAGGTAGCTCacttaaattgttttaatattcttttaaaagtttataagAATATAGTTCTTTGATGAGGTCTTCCTAGAGCGGAAGAGGGCCTAGCCTAAACCTCCATTTGCCTTTTAAGACTAGATTTGTTAAATTTGTTATATAATAACATTAAAGCCTgatgccaagtctgatgaccttaGGCTCCAGGCACATGTAGAAGGGAAAATCAACTCCCAAAAtcatgttgttctctgacctacacatgcacCACATAGGCTTCCTaaaaagtttctttttagagTGAAACATTGGAACATAGTTCCAACATTTAGGAAGAAGGCAAGAACACCAGTCTAAAAGGTCAGCTTGCGACAAAATAaagtctgtcttgaaaaaaaaaaaagaaaggtgaacAATTATCTGCCCAAGGAACTCTGTATGTATGCCTAGTAGTTATATTCATACAAAAACATACAGCTCTTAATACCATTATTTATAACAACTAAATGACAAAAGCAATGAAAACCAACCAGGctggggtgaatatgatcaaaaataCTTTATCGatgtatgaaaatatcataatgaaaacCCATTCGTATGTAAAATTTTACATATGCttatataaaatacttttctaatttcccctttttattgaaaatatgttcttttctCCTACCAAGCATGTATCCTGTTTACAGTTtccctcctctactcctcccagttcctccacctccccacccctcaggATCCAT carries:
- the Smim31 gene encoding small integral membrane protein 31 produces the protein MELPFTNLEVAFILLAFLIFSLFTLASIYTNPNERNEEREREKGGKEGREKKKKKERKKEREERKEERNFQNTLMNSRTWVVIPLEDY